One stretch of Rhipicephalus sanguineus isolate Rsan-2018 chromosome 10, BIME_Rsan_1.4, whole genome shotgun sequence DNA includes these proteins:
- the LOC125760218 gene encoding mitochondrial fission regulator 2-like isoform X1, protein MPPPPPPPPPPPNFFAPAQVVIRKQRPRDPTRAQVEKSHEAMLAEVLKGLSTVKLKKVEKSPSGTPLRKSGEPDSSTATDPAGMLANALKKRFVHIHPPDSSDDSAAEAWSPSSPDVQVKRRANTSRRLSGHRNLEMSTVLSPMQEVGA, encoded by the exons ATGCCACCTCCTCCGCCTCCGCCACCACCGCCTCCAAACTTCTTTGCGCCCGCCCAGGTGGTTATCCGCAAG CAACGCCCCCGGGACCCAACGAGAGCGCAGGTGGAAAAGTCTCACGAGGCGATGCTCGCAGAAGTCCTCAAGGGTCTCAGCACGGTCAAGCTAAAGAAGGTCGAAAA GTCACCAAGTGGCACTCCTCTGCGGAAGAGTGGAGAGCCAGACTCGTCCACGGCTACGGATCCGGCTGGCATGCTGGCTAACGCACTCAAGAAGCGCTTTGTGCACATCCACCCTCCAGACAGCTCAGACGACTCGGCCGCGGAGGCATGGAGTCCGTCCTCGCCAGATGTACAGGTCAAGCGCAGG GCAAACACAAGCAGGCGGCTCTCCGGCCATCGTAACCTGGAGATGTCCACCGTGCTGTCGCCAATGCAAGAAGTGGGCGCGTGA
- the LOC125760218 gene encoding mitochondrial fission regulator 2-like isoform X2 — protein sequence MPPPPPPPPPPPNFFAPAQVVIRKQRPRDPTRAQVEKSHEAMLAEVLKGLSTVKLKKVEKSPSGTPLRKSGEPDSSTATDPAGMLANALKKRFVHIHPPDSSDDSAAEAWSPSSPDVQANTSRRLSGHRNLEMSTVLSPMQEVGA from the exons ATGCCACCTCCTCCGCCTCCGCCACCACCGCCTCCAAACTTCTTTGCGCCCGCCCAGGTGGTTATCCGCAAG CAACGCCCCCGGGACCCAACGAGAGCGCAGGTGGAAAAGTCTCACGAGGCGATGCTCGCAGAAGTCCTCAAGGGTCTCAGCACGGTCAAGCTAAAGAAGGTCGAAAA GTCACCAAGTGGCACTCCTCTGCGGAAGAGTGGAGAGCCAGACTCGTCCACGGCTACGGATCCGGCTGGCATGCTGGCTAACGCACTCAAGAAGCGCTTTGTGCACATCCACCCTCCAGACAGCTCAGACGACTCGGCCGCGGAGGCATGGAGTCCGTCCTCGCCAGATGTACAG GCAAACACAAGCAGGCGGCTCTCCGGCCATCGTAACCTGGAGATGTCCACCGTGCTGTCGCCAATGCAAGAAGTGGGCGCGTGA
- the LOC125760218 gene encoding mitochondrial fission regulator 2-like isoform X3 produces the protein MPPPPPPPPPPPNFFAPAQVVIRKQRPRDPTRAQVEKSHEAMLAEVLKGLSTVKLKKVEKSPSGTPLRKSGEPDSSTATDPAGMLANALKKRFVHIHPPDSSDDSAAEAWSPSSPDVQVKRRVGKHKQAALRPS, from the exons ATGCCACCTCCTCCGCCTCCGCCACCACCGCCTCCAAACTTCTTTGCGCCCGCCCAGGTGGTTATCCGCAAG CAACGCCCCCGGGACCCAACGAGAGCGCAGGTGGAAAAGTCTCACGAGGCGATGCTCGCAGAAGTCCTCAAGGGTCTCAGCACGGTCAAGCTAAAGAAGGTCGAAAA GTCACCAAGTGGCACTCCTCTGCGGAAGAGTGGAGAGCCAGACTCGTCCACGGCTACGGATCCGGCTGGCATGCTGGCTAACGCACTCAAGAAGCGCTTTGTGCACATCCACCCTCCAGACAGCTCAGACGACTCGGCCGCGGAGGCATGGAGTCCGTCCTCGCCAGATGTACAGGTCAAGCGCAGGGTCG GCAAACACAAGCAGGCGGCTCTCCGGCCATCGTAA